The Delphinus delphis chromosome 2, mDelDel1.2, whole genome shotgun sequence genome contains a region encoding:
- the HACD3 gene encoding very-long-chain (3R)-3-hydroxyacyl-CoA dehydratase 3: MENQVLTPHVYWAQRHRELYLRVELSDVQNPAISITENVLHFKAQGHGAKGDNVYEFHLEFLDLVKPELVYKLTQRQVNITVQKKVSQWWERLTKQEKRPLFLAPDFDRWLDESDAEMELRAKEEERLNKLRIESQGSPETLASLKKGYLFMYNLVQFLGFSWIFVNMTVRFLILGKESFYDTFHTVADMMYFCQMLAVVEAINAAIGVTKSPVIPSLFQLLGRNFILFIIFGTMEEMQNKAVVFFVFYIWSTAEILRYPFYMLSCIDMDWKVLTWLRYTMWIPLYPLGCLAEAVSVIQSIPIFNETGRFSFTLPYPVKIKVRFSFFLQIYLIILFLGLYINFRHLYKQRRRRFGQKKKKIH, translated from the exons AATCCTGCCATCAGCATCACTGAAAATGTGCTGCATTTCAAAG ctCAGGGGCATGGTGCCAAAGGAGACAATGTTTATGAATTTCACCTGGAGTTCTTAGACCTTGTGAAGCCAGAG CTGGTTTACAAACTGACCCAGAGGCAGGTGAACATCACGGTACAGAAGAAGGTGAGCCAGTGGTGGGAGAGACTCACCAAGCAGGAGAAGCGCCCACTGTTTTTGGCCCCTGACTTTGATCGTTGGCTGGACGAGTCTGATGCTGAAATGGAGCTCAGAGCCAAG GAAGAAGAACGCCTAAATAAACTCAGAATTGAAAGCCAAGGCTCCCCTGAAA CTCTTGCAAGCTTGAAGAAAGGATACCTGTTCATGTATAATCTAGTGCAGTTCTTGGGATTCTCCTGGATATTTGTCAACATGACTGTGCGGTTCCTTATCTTGGGAAAAG AGTCCTTTTATGACACGTTCCACACCGTGGCTGACATGATGTATTTCTGCCAGATGCTGGCAGTTGTGGAAGCTATCAATGCAGCAATTGGAGTCACTAAGTCACCAGTGATACCTTCTCTTTTCCAG CTTCTTGGAAGaaacttcattttgtttatcatctttgGCACCATggaagaaatgcaaaacaaagctgtggttttctttgtgttttatatatGGAGCACAGCTGAAATTTTGAG GTACCCCTTCTACATGCTTTCCTGCATTGACATGGATTGGAAGGTGCTCACATGGCTTCGTTACACTATGTGGATTCCCCTGTATCCTCTGGGATGTTTGGCAGAAG CTGTCTCAGTGATCCAGTCCATTCCAATATTTAATGAAACAGGAAGATTCAGCTTCACATTGCCATATCCAGTGAAAATCAAagttagattttccttttttcttcagatttatcttataatattatttttag gattatACATAAATTTCCGTCATCTTTATAAACAGCGCAGGCGGCGCTttggacaaaaaaagaaaaagatccacTAA